The Juglans microcarpa x Juglans regia isolate MS1-56 chromosome 8D, Jm3101_v1.0, whole genome shotgun sequence genomic sequence CTTTATTACTCGAGCCATGCTCTCCCATTTGCCCCTCATCTCGTATGCACGAGCCAATACCATGTAAGGTAGAGATGACTGCGGTTCCAATTCCATTATCCTCTCCGCAACTCTTTCAGTGAGTTTTAAGTCTCCATGAATCACACTAGCATAAAGAATTGATCCCCATATGACGGAACCAGGTTCGTAAGGCATTGTATGTATAATATCTACTGCTTCTTTAAACTTACCAGCTCGACTCAACAATTCCACCATGCAAGCATAATGCTCATCCCGGGGTAGAATTCCATATTCCTTCTCCATCAATGAGAAAATAATCACTCCTTCATCAACAAAACTACCGTAATTGCAAGCCAGTAGGACTCCAGCCAGAGTTATTCGATCTGGTGGGGGACCTTCTCGGACTAGTTCCTTAAAAATGTCAAGGGTCTCATATACTCTACCATTGTTAGTCAAACCCAAAATCATGGTGTTCCAGGATATCAAATCCCGTACACCCAAATCAGCAAAGATCTTCATGGCATAATTAATTGACCCAAATTTAGCATACATTTCCATGAGTGAATTAGCAACAACTGGATCTGACTCAAAACCCGATTTAACAACTAAAGCATGAATTTGACTACCCTGCTCTGCTGGTGGGAGTGTACAAGTAGTACTTAGAACACTGCTCAGTGTGAACTCAGTAGGCCTGAAATTCTCCCTCAAGCTCCACACAAAGAGTTGCAAAGCATCCTCTGCACAACCATGTGCTGCATAGCTTGAAATCATGGAATTACTAACTGCTAAATCCCACTGATCTAGTTCTTCAAACAACTGGACTGAATCCCCCAATCGATTGCATTTAGAAAACAGATCAATAACAGCACTTGCTACAATGCTATTAGAATTAAATCCCACCTTGATGCAAAGAGAGAAAATCTGCTTACCCTTTTCCAAATCTTTCAAGTTCGAACAGACACTGATGACGGTGGATAAAGTATACTGATCGGGCAAATACTCTGTGGTTCTCATCAAATAGAACTGATCTAGTGCTAATTCTCCATACCCAGACCTATGACAACCCATTATCAAAGAGTTCCAAGAGATTATATCTAACTCCTCCATTGTCAAAAACACACCAAAAGCATAATCAAGAAGACCGAGCTTTCCATACATATCAATTAATGAGTTTACAAGCACCACATTCAATAAAATCTGACCATTACGAATCAGGCAACCATGAATCTGCTTACCATGTAGAGCACAGGACACAAAAGACAATAGAATCGACAATGTGAACCCACTTGGTCTCACACCAGCATTTTGCATCTTCATTAAGGTCCCCAACGCATTATGAACCAGCCCATGCGAAAAATAACCCGAAATCATCGTGTTCCAACTAACAACATCTCTTGCaggcatttcatcaaacaaacAACCTGCTCTTTCAACTTGTCCATGCCTAAACAAGCACTTCAAGCAAATATTCCAAGATACATCGTTCTTGTCAGAAATTCCATCAAACACTTTCAATGCATCACTAACGGCACCGAACTGAGAGTATAGGTCGAGACTGCGATTACCCAGAAAAGTATGGCTATCAAACCCAACTTTTACCAACTGTGCATGAATAGTTTTGGCGAAATTTA encodes the following:
- the LOC121243719 gene encoding pentatricopeptide repeat-containing protein At1g43980, mitochondrial translates to MYPFLKQVQGPHRTSLSYYSNLIDHCFSLKSLNFAKTIHAQLVKVGFDSHTFLGNRSLDLYSQFGAVSDALKVFDGISDKNDVSWNICLKCLFRHGQVERAGCLFDEMPARDVVSWNTMISGYFSHGLVHNALGTLMKMQNAGVRPSGFTLSILLSFVSCALHGKQIHGCLIRNGQILLNVVLVNSLIDMYGKLGLLDYAFGVFLTMEELDIISWNSLIMGCHRSGYGELALDQFYLMRTTEYLPDQYTLSTVISVCSNLKDLEKGKQIFSLCIKVGFNSNSIVASAVIDLFSKCNRLGDSVQLFEELDQWDLAVSNSMISSYAAHGCAEDALQLFVWSLRENFRPTEFTLSSVLSTTCTLPPAEQGSQIHALVVKSGFESDPVVANSLMEMYAKFGSINYAMKIFADLGVRDLISWNTMILGLTNNGRVYETLDIFKELVREGPPPDRITLAGVLLACNYGSFVDEGVIIFSLMEKEYGILPRDEHYACMVELLSRAGKFKEAVDIIHTMPYEPGSVIWGSILYASVIHGDLKLTERVAERIMELEPQSSLPYMVLARAYEMRGKWESMARVIKSMKQKVIKKVSGCSWIGIKNLIYTFEEDQLLHHGGKDIYLVLRLLIFEMEDKGYFNPNFEKVGAK